TGAGCGTGCGGGACGGGCCGCCTAGTGGCGCCAGCGGGTGACGGCGGTGATCTCCTCGGGGGTCGCGCCGTCCAGCAGGTCGATCTCGCCGCGCCGCACCGTCACCACGGTGTCGGCCACGGCCTCGCCGAGGGCGTCCCGCAGGACCTCGTCGGCCTCGAACGCGGCGACCGACTCCGCCAGCGACGCCGGCAGCCGGCCGATGCCCCGCAGGTCCCGCTCGGCCTGCGGCAGGGTCGCCGGGTCCACGCCGACCGGGTCCGGGAGCTTGCGCCCGGCCCCGAGCCCCTCGTGCCCCGCCGCGATCAGGGCCGCGAGCACCAGGTACGGGTTGGCGGCCGCGTCCAGGCACTTCACCTCCAGGTTCGCCGCGGTCGGCTGCTCGCCGTCCGCGCCCACGATCATCCGCAGCGCCGCCTCGCGGTTCTCCTGCCCCCAGCAGGCGAACGCGCCGGCCCAGTGGGACGGGACGAGCCGCAGGTAGCTGGCCACCGTCGGCGCGCCGACCGCGAGCAGCGCGGGCAGCCGGTGCAGGATCCCCGCGGCGAACGCCTCCCCGGCGGACGACATGCCGCACGGCCCGTCGCCGCCGGTCATCGCGTTCACCGGGCCCTCGGTGCCCGTCCGCCACAGGCTCAGGTGGACGTGCGCGCCGTTGCCGACCGAGTCCGGCTCGACCTTCGGGGAGAACGTGGCGGCCAGGCCGTGCTCCATCGACACCGCCCGGATCGTCTCCCTGACCAGGACGGCGGTGTCGGCCGCGCCGAGCGGGTCCTCGGCGGCGACCGACACCTCGAACTGCCCCGCCGCGTACTCCGGGTGCAGTTGCAGGACGGTCACGCCGGTCTCCTTCAGCGCCGTGAGGAGGTGCCGCAGGTAGCCGGACAGCTCGGTGATCCGCGTCATCCCGTAGGCGGGGCCGCGGCAGGCGGGGACGAACTCCTCCCCGCCGCCCCGCGACACGGCCCACTCGATCTCGAAGGCCGCCTTCACCGTCCAGCCGTCGTCCGCGAGCCGCTCGGTCCGCCGGCGCAGCACGGCCCGGGTGTCCAGCGGGTGGACGGTCCCGTCCTGCGCGTACCGGAACGCCGGCGCGTGCGCCCAGCCCGGCAGCGCCGCCAAGGGGACGAGGCGGTCGAGGTCCGGGTGGAGCCGCAGGTCGCCCACCGGGCCGCCGGCGTGGCGCCCGGACACGATCGTGTCGTCCAGCAGGTACGCGTCGAACACCGGCGACATGCCGACGCCCCACGCGGCGGCGTCCTGCAGCCGCTCCACCGGGACGGTCTTGGTCCGGGTGATCCCGCTGATGTCGACCCACGTCAGCGCGACGGCCACGATGCCGAGGCCGGCGAGCCGCCGCGACTCGGACGAGCCGCGGGCGCCGAGCCGCGCGCGTGCGCGGGCGTCGAGGTCCTGCCCCGGGACGACGGGTTCGGGGAAGTGTTCCACGTTGCTGGCTCCGATCGGAGTGGCTGACCGCGGGTACGGCCCGTAGCAGCATCGTAAGAAGATCGGCCGGTCGTTTTCAGGGAAGGGGGCGGGCGCGGTGCTGGAGTACCTGGAATCGCTGCCGCTGGTGGACCACCACTGCCACGGCGTCCTGGACCGTGATCTCGGCCGGGAGACGTTCGAGGAGTCGCTCACCGAGGCGGAGACCGCGGGCCCTCCGGGCGTGAGCATGTTCGACACCCAGGTCGGGTTCGCGCTGCGCCGCTGGTGCCCGCCCGTCCTCGGCCTGGACGCCCACGCGGAGCCGGACGCCTACCTCGAGCGCCGCGCCGAGCTGGGCGCCGCCGAGGTGAACCGGAGGTTCCTTCGGGCGGCCCGGCTGGAGACGCTGTGCGTGGACGCCGGCTACGGCCCCGGCGGGATGCTCGGCCCGCCGGAGCTGGGGCGGCTCGCCGGCGCGCGCGGGCACGAGATCGTCCGGCTGGAGACGCTCGCCGAGCAGGTCGCGGCGGACGGGGTGGACGCGGCCCGGTTCGCCGGCGAGGTGCGCTCACGGCTCGACGCGCAGAACGCCGTCGGCGCCAAGTCCGTCGCCGCGTACCGCGCCGGGCTGGAGCTGGCGGGCGAGCGGCCCTCCGGCCCGGAGGTCGCCGCGGCGGCCGGGCGGCTCATGGCGCAGGACCGGCCGCGCGTCTGCGACGAGGTCCTGCACCGGTTCCTCGTCTTCTGCGCCGTCGACGCCGGGCTGCCCGTCCAGTTCCACGTCGGGTACGGGGACGTGGACGCCGACCTGCGCCGCGGCGACCCGCTGCTCCTCATCGAGCTGCTCCGCGCCATGGACCCGGTGCCCGCGATGCTGCTGCACAACTACCCGTTCCACCGGCACGCGGGCTACCTTGCCCAGGTGCTTCCCAACGTGTACGTCGACGCCGGCCTCGCGACGCACAATCTCGGGTACCGCGCACCCGCGCTGATCGCCGAGCTGCTGGAGCTGGCGCCGTTCGGGAAGGTGCTCTACTCGTCCGACGCGTTCGGACTGGCCGAGCTGTACCACCTGGGCGCGCTGCTGTTCCGGCGCGGCCTCGCCGGCTTCCTGGCCGGCGGAGCCGACGACGGCGCGTGGACGGCCGGGGACGCCGAACGCGTCGCCGCGCTGATCGCCTCCGGCAACGCCCGCCGCGTGTACGGCATCTGAGAACACGACCCCTGGGAGGCGACCGCCTTGGGCAAGACGACGAAGCGCGAACGGCTGCTCGTGATCGGCGGGGACGCCGCCGGGATGAGCGCCGCGTCCCAGGCCCGCAGGCGCCGCGGTGCGGACGAGCTGGAGATCCTCGTGGTCGAGCGCGGGCACCACGCGTCGTACTCGGCGTGCGGCATCCCGTACTACGTCGGCGGCGTGGTCGACGACCTCGGGAAGCTCGTCGCCCGCACGCCCGCCGAGTTCCGCGACCGCGACATCGACCTGCGGCTGCGGAACGAGGCCGTCGAGATCGACCCCGCCGGGGGCCGGGTCCGCGTCCGCGACGTGGACGGCGGCGGCGAGCGCTGGGAGCACTACGACCACCTCATGATCGCGACCGGCGCCGAGCCGGTGCGGCCCCGGCTGCCCGGGGCGGACGCGGAGGGCGTGCACGGCGTGCAGATCCTCGACGACGGGGTCGCGATCCGCCGCGCCGTCGGGGAGGCGGGCGCGCGCCGCGCCGTCGTCGTCGGCGGCGGCTACATCGGACTGGAGATGGCCGAGGCGATGGTGATGCGGGGCCTCGAGGTGTCCCTCGTGGACCTCGCGGAGCAGCCGATGCGGACCCTCGACCCGGACATGGGCGCGCTCGTCGCGGACGCGCTGCGCGGCGTCGGGGTGAAGCTGTACCTCGGGGAGCCGGTCGAGGGGTTCGACACCTCCCCGGACGGGCGCGTCGCCGCCGTCCGCACCGGGAGCCGCACCCTGCCCGCCGACCTGGTCGTCCTCGGCCTCGGGGTGCGGCCCGCCACCGCCCTCGCCGAGGCCGCCGGGATCGAGGTGGGCTCGGCCGGCGGGATCGTCACCGACCGGCGGATGCGCACCCGCACCGAGCGGGTGTGGGCCGCGGGGGACTGCGTCCAGACCCGCCACCTCGTGTCCGGCCTGCCGGTCGCGATCCCGCTCGGCACGCACGCCAACAAGCAGGGACGGGTCGCGGGCATCAACCTCGGCGGCGGGTACGCCACGTTCCCCGGCGTCGTCGGCACCGCCGTTTCCAAGATCTGCGACGTGGAGGTGGCGCGCACCGGGCTGAACGAGCGGGAGGCGGCCGCGGCGGGGTTCGAGACGCTGAGCGTGACGGTGAGGTCCACCACCCGCGCCGGGTACCATCCCGGCGCCACGGAGATGCGGACGAAGCTGGTGGTGGAGCGCCGCTCCGGCCGGCTGCTCGGCGGCCAGATCGTCGGCGAGGCGAACGCCGCCAAGCGCGTCGACGGTCTCGCCATCGCGCTGTGGAACGGGATGACGGCCGAGGAGATGACCGGCCTCGACCTCGGCTACGCGCCGCCGTTCTCGCCCGTCTGGGACCCGGTCCTGATCGCCGCCCGCAAGGCCGCCGACGCCGTCGAGGCGGACATGCGGGCCCATCCCGGCTGAGCGGCCGGCGGCGGTGCCCGGGCAGGCCCGGCCGGCGGTCAGGCGCGGCAGGTCAGCGGGCGGCCCCCGTTGAAGGTGATCATGTCGCCGAT
The sequence above is drawn from the Actinomadura hallensis genome and encodes:
- a CDS encoding glutamine synthetase family protein translates to MEHFPEPVVPGQDLDARARARLGARGSSESRRLAGLGIVAVALTWVDISGITRTKTVPVERLQDAAAWGVGMSPVFDAYLLDDTIVSGRHAGGPVGDLRLHPDLDRLVPLAALPGWAHAPAFRYAQDGTVHPLDTRAVLRRRTERLADDGWTVKAAFEIEWAVSRGGGEEFVPACRGPAYGMTRITELSGYLRHLLTALKETGVTVLQLHPEYAAGQFEVSVAAEDPLGAADTAVLVRETIRAVSMEHGLAATFSPKVEPDSVGNGAHVHLSLWRTGTEGPVNAMTGGDGPCGMSSAGEAFAAGILHRLPALLAVGAPTVASYLRLVPSHWAGAFACWGQENREAALRMIVGADGEQPTAANLEVKCLDAAANPYLVLAALIAAGHEGLGAGRKLPDPVGVDPATLPQAERDLRGIGRLPASLAESVAAFEADEVLRDALGEAVADTVVTVRRGEIDLLDGATPEEITAVTRWRH
- a CDS encoding amidohydrolase family protein, producing MLEYLESLPLVDHHCHGVLDRDLGRETFEESLTEAETAGPPGVSMFDTQVGFALRRWCPPVLGLDAHAEPDAYLERRAELGAAEVNRRFLRAARLETLCVDAGYGPGGMLGPPELGRLAGARGHEIVRLETLAEQVAADGVDAARFAGEVRSRLDAQNAVGAKSVAAYRAGLELAGERPSGPEVAAAAGRLMAQDRPRVCDEVLHRFLVFCAVDAGLPVQFHVGYGDVDADLRRGDPLLLIELLRAMDPVPAMLLHNYPFHRHAGYLAQVLPNVYVDAGLATHNLGYRAPALIAELLELAPFGKVLYSSDAFGLAELYHLGALLFRRGLAGFLAGGADDGAWTAGDAERVAALIASGNARRVYGI
- a CDS encoding FAD-dependent oxidoreductase, whose translation is MGKTTKRERLLVIGGDAAGMSAASQARRRRGADELEILVVERGHHASYSACGIPYYVGGVVDDLGKLVARTPAEFRDRDIDLRLRNEAVEIDPAGGRVRVRDVDGGGERWEHYDHLMIATGAEPVRPRLPGADAEGVHGVQILDDGVAIRRAVGEAGARRAVVVGGGYIGLEMAEAMVMRGLEVSLVDLAEQPMRTLDPDMGALVADALRGVGVKLYLGEPVEGFDTSPDGRVAAVRTGSRTLPADLVVLGLGVRPATALAEAAGIEVGSAGGIVTDRRMRTRTERVWAAGDCVQTRHLVSGLPVAIPLGTHANKQGRVAGINLGGGYATFPGVVGTAVSKICDVEVARTGLNEREAAAAGFETLSVTVRSTTRAGYHPGATEMRTKLVVERRSGRLLGGQIVGEANAAKRVDGLAIALWNGMTAEEMTGLDLGYAPPFSPVWDPVLIAARKAADAVEADMRAHPG